The Onychostoma macrolepis isolate SWU-2019 chromosome 20, ASM1243209v1, whole genome shotgun sequence nucleotide sequence CGCACGCTTTAAAGTgccatattaaaataaaaataaacaacattaatacaaatatttgcaAGACAACGAagtacaaacatatacatacatatatataaatatataatccATGCTATgacaattaaaattttattttaatgtaagtGGCATagcatgaaaaaaatgcaaactaatttttttgttttattagtgtttgcattttcacttttcatacatatatttttttttaaaggccacAGCATGaaagtatgaaaataaaagacacccacacaaatgaaaagaaacaataCAGTGCCATAGCAtggaaataaatacaaataaaaatttttaaaaactattttaaagtgCCATAGCATGAAAATGTTTGTCCAGTATGGGTAAAAAGCACTATAATATTCAGGTCTTCTCGTTTCGTCAAGTGAGCACTTTACCACTTCAATCACTCACACATCTGCTTATGCAAGACTATCGGCCTCAAGGAACATCCCACTTAACTTTTCACACTACTGTTCTCTGATGCTGTGGGATCAGGCTGACTTTAGAGCGGAGTTCAGTCCATGCTCTTTGAGATCAGTCACCATCCACTTCAAAGATGTCATCGACTGGCTGCGGATCTCAGGCCGCAAGTTACTGTGGGCTATTTGTTTGAAGCTGCTAGCGGTGCTCGTATCTCCACCCAGCGCACTCTCCAGGCTTCAAAGCCCAGGCTGAAAGCCAACCACTACTAAAGCTCAACACTTTCACCActagtttttaatggaaacgACAGCAATTCGAGTAATAGAGCAACAATTTACAGCCTAAAAATAGTGATCGATGGTACCACCTATGGGTACCAGCAAATAAGTGTCACTAATTTAACATGATAATTGTGAAAGAGCCTCATTTAAGCAAAACGCTGCATCAGTTCGGATTTTTCaccatattataaaaataagctTTGCAAAGCAGTTGCTTTGTGCACAATGTGCTGAAGACTATAAATCGCCGTCAATATTAGCGCTGCATAAAATTAGGCTGCTTACTTTGTTAAATCAGTTTAGTAAAAAagcttatttaaataaattatttaatgtcagCTTAATTTATagcattgcattttatttataaatttgtatttaaataagcacataaaaaaaacatctagcttcatttaaataaaattgttaaatacatttttaaaggttaaaaaaaagtgttgtgtttcatttaaaaggggggaaaaaaatgaaaatcttgtgtttttttgtatttatctaaaatgattaaacattaGCTCagtttagtatttttaaatgtttaaatacaaacattaaagttagattgtttttatttatctaaaaaaaaaaaaaaactatgtatttaaagaaagttaagaaaaaaaaaaactcattaatcccaaaaaataaacaacaaacatCTTAAATTAAGCTAACGTTTTACATTAATGTCATCTTAAATGCAAGActattctatataaataaaaaaaaaaagtaaaatattaagactttatattttttatatatttaaatacataatgtcAGCTtgaatttaagatttttagatgataaatatattttttaaattatggatTTAAATACAAGCAAAAAATACATAAGGTCAGCTTAAatttaaggtttttttattttaaattaaattttatttgcatttaggcACACAAattgatattaataaattaaatcaagctaacattatgtatttaaacaatttaattttaaatgtgtaaaagaTTTTACAAAAtctcaaataaaattaatcagttaatcagttaatttaatttttaaaacattaaaacatcagCGAGTCATTTTCATTACATTATATGCCTAATTCTGTATTCTTGGGGGAAAGAGAGaaagtcagacagacagagtaATTGAACAGACTCAAGCAGGACTGACTTGTAGTAGGGGAGCGACTCAATCATTTTCCAGTTGACATAATTTGCAGCCGTCTCCTCCAGCGTACAGACACGGGTCATCTGGACTTTGGCCACCTGCCAGAAGCGCTCATGCTCGATGAGCGTCTCCTGCATCTCCCGTCTCAGCAGAAGATACACACCCTCCAGTGTGTCTTCATAAACCTGCCAATGACACATCACTCCATCAGCAAACAATATTCCACCTGACCTTGCTCCTGAAAAATGGCATGCATAGGGGAACAAGAccaaatttgcatattaataaaagtgcaaaaaaatataaaataaattgcacACAAAGTACTATCCAATTagcattaaaatatcttaatatcctaGTCATACTATGCTGATATCAAGCATATAGATTATGCAAAGCACATACAGGACATGTACATGAAAACCCTGAAACGAAACTGACTATATTAACCTTTGTtggaaaaacaataaaatgcacatttaatgtCTCTCTGGTCCTCTGTGTGTCCTTCAATGGTCACATGTGTTGTAAAACGGCGTATAATGGCAGGAGAGCTTGTATGCTCAGACGTGCGATGTAATTGACTGGGACATGCACCGATACGTCTATAATCCATTTAGGCAGCCATTAGATAGGAGCGTCTGCTCACGCCGTGACCTGTGAAATCATTTTCCCTGGCTAATGAATGCAGAAGATGAGCACTGCTGGAATATTTAAGATCACGTCCTCTGAGGAACTTATTTGGCATTTTTCAGATGGGGAAGACAGATATCAGTTGGAACAGAACAGGGAACAATCATGTGTGAAGAAAACTTAGTCCCTGGAAAGACAGCATGTCAAATTTATTCAAACATCACAATGCACACCAGGGAGAGAGGACTTCatgtcaaaaaaaacaaaaaaccttttaaaatttAGACTGAAATATTGTTCAGTTTCCTGCATGTATTCCATAGACGTACCTTTCTTCGCTTCAGTCGGCCCCAGTCGCGGCCCAAGATCCAGGCCATGAGAGACTTGCACATGGAGAAGTAGTTTCTGACAGTCTGAATCCCTGATGAGGAGAAACAAGTAGAGTCAGAACATGAGATGATACTCCAAGAGACTGGAGCAGTAACATTTGATCTACAGACGGATTTCCTGCCAAAGGACTGGTACAGGCATAGTTCCTCAAGAGAGAGCACCACACGAGACCGtcagagaaaacaaaacaccatcaaataCAGCAAGTTTTGCAGATCAAGCCAATTCTCCAGCAGAGGCTGACCAATAATAGATTTTGCAAATGCCAGTAACAAAAGGTAGAGGGGAAAAAAGCAGTTTTAcaaataataggctaataataacaataacagtaTTAGTAgtggtataataataataaataatataatggcattgtgtttacatttaacaaagctaataataataaaacttaagtgttgttcaataaataagtgactaatttatataaaaggtaTGCAATCTGTTCAAATAAAACActagttattattaataataataataataaataaacactaataaaacaaagcaactaATTTACATAAAGGTGTGCAATGTTTACACAGAACATactaacattaataacaacactattaaaataaataaacactaccACTAAAATTTATATAAAGCTTTGCAATCTGTTTACGTGCTAACATACTAAAgttattattgatatttaacaagtaaaagcaaaataatagcaatattaatattaagaaaaaacattaataataataataataatagccatTCAATAAATCTTAATAAAAATCATCAACATCACCTTTAAATTAGTTAACCAAATAACTTACCGAGGCTCTCATCTCCCCGGGCCAATCGGCCTCTCCAGTAGTCTTTGGTGATGGGGTGCAGGGAGGCCAGGTACCTCACATCACACAGGGTTTCACCCCAGGTGGCCACCTTTCTCTTGCTGTGCTTCTTCCACTGCAGGAAAATGGATCGCAGCTGCTTGTTGTACGGAGCCGGCTGACGAAACAACCAATATGTGAAGAGCCACTGGAACCTGCACTGGACGTACTGATGGTACATGGACTCCAGCTCTATGTGCTCTAAAATCAGCACATAAAATGATTGTCAATGCCAACAATACTACAGACTGAAAGCTAATGGGCAGAAAAAGTAACACTGCAATAAAATGCATTCATAAATAAATCTGTACAGTTGAACCTTACAGAAGGAACTCCAAAACCTCAGGTGGAAGTTTGAAAGACCTTTATATCATCACCGAGTCTGACCAGGATGCACTACATCCTGTTCAAAGCTAACAGCTATAGAACATGGGCCTTTCATATACTAGAGCATTAAAAGAAACAGGAAATACCAGGTGAGCCTGAACTATGAGTCACAGTCCTTCTTCAGACACATCACTCAAAAACTGTGTGTCATACCCCAACTTTCCATCACAGCAGTTTGAAGTGATTCACCAGTGCAAAAAATTGGATTAATACATATTTCTTTAGAAATCCCATCACTTTCAAAGGGGGGAAAGCAAAACAGAGAAAGCAAAGACGTATAAAAAGTCAACCAGACCAGCAAGAGCACCCAGACACCCTCATGTACTTTTGGTTAAGAAGACAATACAGTACAGTTGGCTTGAGTCAGACTTTTCAGAGTCTAAATGCGATGCAAAAGTGCCAGAGAACAAACTGCAGTTGACTGGATTCACTCCAGCACTCACAGAGGATTAAAGCAAGGCGATATATtgcataatatattatattttggcAATATTAAATCACAATATTCGCAACGTTATCTCACTTTTTATTTGGCCATTAAGCTTCCTAAAAACCTGGCAAGACGACAAGTTTCACATCTAGTTTCATGAAATGGGATGCAAATCTCTCACCACTGTTTTGGTTCTGGCTGAGAACATGCTGAAAGACCAGTGAGACACTACCATGATGCGTCAGTGCAAGATGATACAGCTCTCTCCATTCAAACTTGAGGGTGTCACAATCTTCAGTTTTCTCTGGGAAACAGAACACCACATGTTAGGCTAAAATTAAACATGGAAAGCCCATGTAACAGCTAAGAGCATGACCACCTTGGAATTTCTCCTGGAACAAATCGGCAGTGATTCCCCACAGTTTCTCCACATCGCTGCAGGGAAGCCTCACTGAAGGCAAGGGAACATTTTCCTCCAACACGAGCCACTGGATCCAGTACTTGTGCGGCGCGAGTGGGATCTCCACAAAGAGTTTCTCCTGAAACGCACGGTTACAGTGGATGTTTCTGAAAAGGGATCTCCACATAAAAACCAGACGGAAGGCAGTTTTGGCCGTTACGGGACACCGGGCTTGGGTATATGACAGACTGACCCCAAACGAATCCTGTGGAGAGATTTTGGAGAGAATAAGCACGCAAGGGACCACTGGAATAGTCTGTTAGGACCACTAATTAAATCACTTCAAGCCTGCaggtcaaaataaataaataaaatctcccAAACCTCAtgaatgtaataattatttaaattcttaGGAACATGGTTCAAAGATGTTAAGATGTCCGCATCAAAAGAAATTTATAAAAGTGATTGTGTCCATAGAAAGCACATTAAATGTAAgtaaagtgtctacttttaaggtttcaaataagtttttgggagaataaaatgtcaatttggATTGAAATAATGTTACATTGTCATTCAGTGTCAtacaatatttatgtaaaaatccaAACAACATGCtcattctgactaaaatataaacGAATAAGGGAGcatattaaattttattgttAATGTAGTATTGGAGTATTCTTACTGACAAATGGTCAAAACTTAGGACAAttgcaaattttaaaaatgtaaaattacaactaATTACTATTTGGGGTGAAAGTAATTAGTCTTTTAATGTGTCATAAATTGATTTTTGTAGTAAATATGCCTGACAAGATTGTTACAttgaatgacattttagtggGTGTCTTCTGTAAAACAGGGAAAAAtgtatgatatttattttttgcgcagaaaaacaaaaacaaatttgcaattaaattaaacagaaaacttTTGGGGCAACAATTTAAAGCAGTATTGCActtattgtttttatgcttAAACCCTTTTTCATCTTTGGCCCACATATAGTTGGATTGCCATTATGCTGATTGTGGATTTTGGTGTCCATTCAGGATTATATTTTGCTGGTGTATGACAAAAATTAGAACCTCTGAGAACCGTTTAAAttgcaaacagaaaaaaaaaaaaaaaaagtaaaaacaaaaatggtaaagtaaataaaatgtaatgaccACAGAAATGCGcaaaaaagctaattcaaaatgaGTCTTTCTTAccgtttatttaaaaaaaatagcccaaattaaaaacataccaAGTACTCAAATCATTTTCGAATGattccacaccacaactataacgataaaggcacaaaGAAAagatatcgttggaatcactttcagaacgattttttccagctgatgaacgatacaaacattgacatccaatcagaatccatcctgctataacaagctcgagaatttaaaggggtcatacgatgcgatttcaagttttcctttctctttggggtgttacaagctgattatgcatagataagatccctggagttgcaaagactaaagtctcaaaaccaaagagatattctttatcaaagttaagactctgccacgcccccctaaatCACAGTGGAGTCAACTGTCTTAATTAGCCTTTTTCACACTTCTGAGTTTCTGGCTTCCGGATTGGCGCTTGCAGGGTAAAAGTTTTTCCGGTGACAACAGCGGCCGTACTGAAAAAGAATGAATTCGAGAatcaaagtctttttttttttttacaaattagatCCTATGAAAATGCTCTAACTGCCCGTGCTGTACTCTACAAAGGgcaaacatttcacaattaaCTGTTTGGTCAGCTCGGGTAATCACAAATACAAGTTTGTTTAATTCTAAATGGTGGCAGTTCAGTTAGCTTTGCCATTCTGTCCGTTTGGTGTTGGCTGTGCATTATGACTCTCCACGTGATTTTTTTCCcgctattattattaaaaagtaatgttgaATTGTCTACTTGCTCTCCTTTGCATTAATGTGATGGAGTAAATGTACATTGTATAATGTGCCCTGGGAAATACATATTAAGCAAGAGATGACTCGGATTCATGGCTTTGTTCCTTCCTATTCTATTGGGATTAACGTTACGTTGTTGTGTTGAGTTTAATAGGCTTCAACCGGACTGAGAATTGTTTAATGTATCCTTGGAAAAATGTGCATCTGGAcataaatgttgtcatttttaagtaccgtattgacccgaatataagacgatgttttttttcttggaaatacatctgaaaaaagcggtcgtcttatattcggggtctagactttgacatgtcagtaatacacccacaacaataggtggcgccaaaaacgcataaaacgagtgtgccataaaataatgtaatgtgtattgtaaagatcgcgagtgaaaacaaaagaaaaagaaaagcttacagggGCACGAgacgtgactgtcatgttagcctgatgggaacaaacttcctctgcaagtgattttaaaacataagacagtacccagatttgaagactacaataagatttcacttctactgttaataacattttggtaggctatgagatggatagcctaaatgttatataattcagatgggctacctgttttcaatggtatatcaaaaagtgtatatttttcaatgtcattgttggtacattttaccagtatttaccatactttcaaaacaaaaattaaaataggaaaaaaacagaaaacaacaaacaagaTTTGGGTTTCAAAAaacctttttccaaaaggtacatctggaaaaagggggtcttataatcagggtcgtcttatattcgggacaatacggtaatttATCATGATGTAGTGATTGGAGTGg carries:
- the si:dkeyp-114g9.1 gene encoding uncharacterized protein si:dkeyp-114g9.1 isoform X2, giving the protein MADFSATWERELLEQFSCLTAATDEEPHLNTADITSESSDKATGLLHLSDEVLLVILRNLDPVSLLRLGSTCSLLFRVCSCNSLWTTHFQDSFGVSLSYTQARCPVTAKTAFRLVFMWRSLFRNIHCNRAFQEKLFVEIPLAPHKYWIQWLVLEENVPLPSVRLPCSDVEKLWGITADLFQEKFQEKTEDCDTLKFEWRELYHLALTHHGSVSLVFQHVLSQNQNSEHIELESMYHQYVQCRFQWLFTYWLFRQPAPYNKQLRSIFLQWKKHSKRKVATWGETLCDVRYLASLHPITKDYWRGRLARGDESLGIQTVRNYFSMCKSLMAWILGRDWGRLKRRKVYEDTLEGVYLLLRREMQETLIEHERFWQVAKVQMTRVCTLEETAANYVNWKMIESLPYYKLYLVSGNSVYLDHVQGFLRRKKLIRNWIYLEENSWARQLLPESLYTLLEFDTKISQDHLYADAVL
- the si:dkeyp-114g9.1 gene encoding uncharacterized protein si:dkeyp-114g9.1 isoform X1 — encoded protein: MADFSATWERELLEQFSCLTAATDEEPHLNTADITSESSDKATGLLHLSDEVLLVILRNLDPVSLLRLGSTCSLLFRVCSCNSLWTTHFQDSFGVSLSYTQARCPVTAKTAFRLVFMWRSLFRNIHCNRAFQEKLFVEIPLAPHKYWIQWLVLEENVPLPSVRLPCSDVEKLWGITADLFQEKFQEKTEDCDTLKFEWRELYHLALTHHGSVSLVFQHVLSQNQNSEHIELESMYHQYVQCRFQWLFTYWLFRQPAPYNKQLRSIFLQWKKHSKRKVATWGETLCDVRYLASLHPITKDYWRGRLARGDESLGIQTVRNYFSMCKSLMAWILGRDWGRLKRRKVYEDTLEGVYLLLRREMQETLIEHERFWQVAKVQMTRVCTLEETAANYVNWKMIESLPYYKLYLVSGNSVYLDHVQGFLRRKKLIRNWIYLEENSWARQLLPESLYTLLEFDTKISQESLHGDCLTAQLSRLMWLYLNSGQELYLQALKGMVLQCAQDCLGHLNTLQACQVPVA